One region of Pygocentrus nattereri isolate fPygNat1 chromosome 14, fPygNat1.pri, whole genome shotgun sequence genomic DNA includes:
- the higd2a gene encoding HIG1 domain family member 2A, mitochondrial — MAVATSAVREERTAGSAQPGAAAFDPHSPPAIEGFTPLSRAREESFQDKFIRKTRENPFVPIGCLGTAGALMYGLRAFKQGKTRQSQMLMRTRIFAQGFTVVAIIVGVAAAALKPKQ, encoded by the exons ATGGCAGTCGCTACGAGCGCAGTGCGTGAAGAGCGGACCGCCGGGTCAGCGCAGCCCGGGGCCGCAGCCTTCGACCCGCACAGCCCCCCAGCCATAGAGGGCTTCACCCCGCTGTCCCGGGCCAGAGAGGAGAGCTTTCAGGACAAGTTCATCCGCaagaccagagaaaaccccTTCGTCCCCATCG GTTGCTTGGGGACGGCGGGGGCGCTGATGTACGGTCTCCGAGCCTTCAAACAGGGCAAAACCCGCCAGTCCCAGATGCTGATGCGGACGCGTATCTTCGCCCAAGGATTTACAGTTGTTGCCATTATAGTGGGCGTGGCGGCAGCAGCACTCAAACCCAAACAGTGA
- the faf2 gene encoding FAS-associated factor 2, producing the protein MAAPEEQELSQAQTEKLLQFQDLTGLESMDQCRRTLEQHNWNIEAAVQDRLNEQEGVPSVFNPPPSRPLQVNTADHRVYSYIVSRPQPRGLLGWSYYLIMLPFRFTYYTLLDIFRFALRFIRPDPRGRVTDPVGDVVSFIHSFEEKYGRSHPVFYQGTYSQALNDAKRELRYLLVYLHGEDHQDTDDFCRNTLCTEEVLTFINTRMLFWACSTSRPEGYRVSQALRENTYPFLAMIMLKDRKMTVVGRLEGLIQPEDLVNQLTFIMEANQTYLMSERLEREERNQTQVLRQQQDEAYLASLRADQEKERKRREEQEQRRQEEEAARQSVLAEERRRRTLEEEKERKSECLPPEPALDDPDSVKIVFKLPNDTRVERRFLFSQSLTVIYDFLFSLRETPEKFQIVTNFPRRVLPCLPTEEQPNPPTLKEAGLSRSEVLFVQDLTDD; encoded by the exons ATGGCGGCGCCAGAGGAGCAGGAATTATCTCAGGCTCAGACTGAGAAACTCCTCCAGTTTCAG GACCTGACAGGACTGGAGTCAATGGACCAATGTCGCCGCACATTAGAACAGCACAATTGGAACATTGAG GCCGCCGTACAAGACAGACTAAATGAGCAGGAAGGAGTTCCGAGTGTCTTTAACCCGCCACCCTCCAGACCCTTACAGGTCAACACAGCAGACCACAGAGTGTATAGCTATATAGTCTCAAGGCCACAGCCTAGA GGGTTATTAGGTTGGAGTTATTATTTGATAATGCTCCCATTCAGGTTTACGTATTACACTCTTCTGGACATATTCAG gtttgCCCTGAGATTCATTAGGCCAGATCCACGGGGTCGTGTCACAGATCCTGTCGGAGACGTTGTGTCCTTTATTCATAGTTTTGAAGAGAAATATGGGCGATCACATCCGGTTTTCTACCAGGGAACATATAGTCAG GCTCTGAATGATGCCAAACGAGAACTTCGCTACTTGTTAGTTTACCTTCATGGCGAAGACCACCAGGACACTGATGATTTCTGCAG AAACACATTATGTACTGAAGAGGTACTCACCTTCATCAACACAAGGATGCTCTTCTGGGCATGCTCCACTAGCAGGCCTGAAGGATACAGAG TGTCTCAGGCCTTGCGGGAGAACACGTATCCCTTCCTGGCCATGATCATGCTGAAGGACCGCAAGATGACAGTGGTGGGTCGGCTGGAGGGTCTGATCCAACCAGAGGATCTCGTTAACCAGCTCACCTTCATCATGGAAGCCAATCAGACCTATCTGATGTCCGAACGGCTAGAGAG agaggagaggaaccaGACACAGGTGTTGCGGCAGCAACAGGACGAGGCATACCTGGCCTCCCTGCGTGCGGACCAGGAGAAGGAGCGGAAGAGGAGGGAGGAGCAGGAGCAGAgacggcaggaggaggaggctgCACGCCAGAGCGTTCTGGCTGAGGAGAGGAGACGCAGG ACACTTGAGGAGGAAAAAGAGCGGAAGTCCGAGTGTCTTCCCCCTGAGCCGGCTCTGGACGACCCGGACAGTGTCAAAATAGTGTTCAAACTGCCCAATGACACACGTGTAGAGCGGCGGTTCCTCTTCTCTCAGTCTCTGACG GTAATCTATGACTTCCTGTTTTCCTTGAGAGAGACTCCAGAGAAATTCCAAATTGTAACGAACTTCCCGCGCCGGGTGCTGCCCTGCCTGCCCACAGAGGAGCAACCAAACCCCCCTACGCTGAAGGAGGCCGGCCTGAGCCGGTCAGAGGTCCTATTCGTGCAGGACCTCACAGACGATTGA
- the rnf44 gene encoding RING finger protein 44 isoform X3, whose amino-acid sequence MRPWEIAVNRRPPTAPLNQRRFLGEPCNTPVHLRRSPPVRRQWGQRDRPVLHGSLRQDETFHHPVFSQQHQHVPLEESRQYSHASAPPRMLHPATHPPQQSSIMVDLHEQMHQGSVPISYTVTTVTTHGFPIHTGQPIPACNAQQLPACSLIQACTMQHLPVSYQAFPPLISSEHFILHPSPPVPPHQPPHLAPLSQFVPLQPQHPRMPLQRVENEVDLRGDQHPLGTFSYPPAHHPPAAMPPSVPLQYLPQEPLHQELPFGVPYAHVLPRRGSGQRYRLQQPLPPPPPPPPYYPGFLPYFLSMLPVPPTAVGPAISLDLDVDDVEMENYEALLNLAERLGEAKPRGLTKADIEQLPSYRFNSENHQSEQTLCVVCFSDFESRQLLRVLPCNHEFHAKCVDKWLKTNRTCPICRADASEVHRDVE is encoded by the exons TCCTCCAGTGCGACGGCAGTGGGGACAGCGAGACAGACCTGTTTTGCATGGTTCCCTACGGCAGGATGAGACCTTTCATCATCCTGTGTTCTCGCAGCAGCATCAGCACGTTCCTCTAGAGGAGTCCAGGCAGTACAGCCACGCCAGCGCACCACCACGCATGCTCCATCCAGCCACGCACCCGCCTCAGCAAAGCTCCATCATGGTGGATCTTCACGAACAG ATGCATCAAGGATCAGTTCCAATATCTTACACAGTAACCACGGTGACGACCCACGGTTTTCCCATCCACACGGGGCAACCGATCCCAGCGTGCAACGCCCAGCAGCTCCCAGCATGCTCG CTAATTCAGGCATGTACCATGCAGCACTTGCCAGTGTCTTACCAAGCCTTTCCACCACTGATCTCCAGCGAGCACTTCATTCTGCACCCAAGTCCTCCAGTGCCGCCTCACCAGCCCCCTCACCTGGCCCCTCTGAGCCAGTTCGTCCCCCTGCAGCCACAGCACCCGCGGATG CCTCTGCAGAGAGTGGAGAATGAAGTGGACCTGAGAGGAGACCAGCATCCTTTGGGAACATTCTCTTACCCTCCTGCCCATCACCCACCAGCAGCCATGCCCCCCTCTGTGCCCCTCCAGTATCTCCCTCAAGAACCCCTCCACCAAGAGCTGCCCTTCGGAGTG CCATATGCACATGTGCTGCCCAGGCGCGGGAGTGGCCAGAGATACCGGTTACAGCAGCCTTTGCCGCCGccacccccacctccaccttaCTACCCTGGCTTCCTACCTTACTTCCT TTCAATGCTTCCTGTGCCTCCGACTGCTGTGGGCCCGGCCATCAGCTTGGATTTGGACGTGGATGACGTAGAGATGGAGAATTACGAG GCGTTACTAAACCTTGCTGAACGGCTTGGGGAGGCTAAACCTCGTGGACTGACAAAAGCTGACATAGAACAGCTTCCATCCTACAGGTTCaattcagaaaatcaccaaTCTGAACAAACTTT GTGTGTTGTGTGCTTTAGTGATTTTGAGTCAAGGCAGCTACTTCGAGTATTACCCTGTAATCACGAGTTTCATGCAAAGTGTGTGGACAAATGGTTAAAG ACCAATCGCACTTGTCCGATCTGCCGCGCGGACGCGTCTGAAGTTCACCGGGACGTGGAGTGA
- the rnf44 gene encoding RING finger protein 44 isoform X2, translating into MRPWEIAVNRRPPTAPLNQRRFLGEPCNTPVHLRRSPPVRRQWGQRDRPVLHGSLRQDETFHHPVFSQQHQHVPLEESRQYSHASAPPRMLHPATHPPQQSSIMVDLHEQMHQGSVPISYTVTTVTTHGFPIHTGQPIPACNAQQLPACSVMFSGQLSLLCCLPPPLIQACTMQHLPVSYQAFPPLISSEHFILHPSPPVPPHQPPHLAPLSQFVPLQPQHPRMRVENEVDLRGDQHPLGTFSYPPAHHPPAAMPPSVPLQYLPQEPLHQELPFGVPYAHVLPRRGSGQRYRLQQPLPPPPPPPPYYPGFLPYFLSMLPVPPTAVGPAISLDLDVDDVEMENYEALLNLAERLGEAKPRGLTKADIEQLPSYRFNSENHQSEQTLCVVCFSDFESRQLLRVLPCNHEFHAKCVDKWLKTNRTCPICRADASEVHRDVE; encoded by the exons TCCTCCAGTGCGACGGCAGTGGGGACAGCGAGACAGACCTGTTTTGCATGGTTCCCTACGGCAGGATGAGACCTTTCATCATCCTGTGTTCTCGCAGCAGCATCAGCACGTTCCTCTAGAGGAGTCCAGGCAGTACAGCCACGCCAGCGCACCACCACGCATGCTCCATCCAGCCACGCACCCGCCTCAGCAAAGCTCCATCATGGTGGATCTTCACGAACAG ATGCATCAAGGATCAGTTCCAATATCTTACACAGTAACCACGGTGACGACCCACGGTTTTCCCATCCACACGGGGCAACCGATCCCAGCGTGCAACGCCCAGCAGCTCCCAGCATGCTCGGTAATGTTCAGCGGacagctctctctgctctgctgccTTCCTCCTCCT CTAATTCAGGCATGTACCATGCAGCACTTGCCAGTGTCTTACCAAGCCTTTCCACCACTGATCTCCAGCGAGCACTTCATTCTGCACCCAAGTCCTCCAGTGCCGCCTCACCAGCCCCCTCACCTGGCCCCTCTGAGCCAGTTCGTCCCCCTGCAGCCACAGCACCCGCGGATG AGAGTGGAGAATGAAGTGGACCTGAGAGGAGACCAGCATCCTTTGGGAACATTCTCTTACCCTCCTGCCCATCACCCACCAGCAGCCATGCCCCCCTCTGTGCCCCTCCAGTATCTCCCTCAAGAACCCCTCCACCAAGAGCTGCCCTTCGGAGTG CCATATGCACATGTGCTGCCCAGGCGCGGGAGTGGCCAGAGATACCGGTTACAGCAGCCTTTGCCGCCGccacccccacctccaccttaCTACCCTGGCTTCCTACCTTACTTCCT TTCAATGCTTCCTGTGCCTCCGACTGCTGTGGGCCCGGCCATCAGCTTGGATTTGGACGTGGATGACGTAGAGATGGAGAATTACGAG GCGTTACTAAACCTTGCTGAACGGCTTGGGGAGGCTAAACCTCGTGGACTGACAAAAGCTGACATAGAACAGCTTCCATCCTACAGGTTCaattcagaaaatcaccaaTCTGAACAAACTTT GTGTGTTGTGTGCTTTAGTGATTTTGAGTCAAGGCAGCTACTTCGAGTATTACCCTGTAATCACGAGTTTCATGCAAAGTGTGTGGACAAATGGTTAAAG ACCAATCGCACTTGTCCGATCTGCCGCGCGGACGCGTCTGAAGTTCACCGGGACGTGGAGTGA
- the rnf44 gene encoding RING finger protein 44 isoform X1: MRPWEIAVNRRPPTAPLNQRRFLGEPCNTPVHLRRSPPVRRQWGQRDRPVLHGSLRQDETFHHPVFSQQHQHVPLEESRQYSHASAPPRMLHPATHPPQQSSIMVDLHEQMHQGSVPISYTVTTVTTHGFPIHTGQPIPACNAQQLPACSVMFSGQLSLLCCLPPPLIQACTMQHLPVSYQAFPPLISSEHFILHPSPPVPPHQPPHLAPLSQFVPLQPQHPRMPLQRVENEVDLRGDQHPLGTFSYPPAHHPPAAMPPSVPLQYLPQEPLHQELPFGVPYAHVLPRRGSGQRYRLQQPLPPPPPPPPYYPGFLPYFLSMLPVPPTAVGPAISLDLDVDDVEMENYEALLNLAERLGEAKPRGLTKADIEQLPSYRFNSENHQSEQTLCVVCFSDFESRQLLRVLPCNHEFHAKCVDKWLKTNRTCPICRADASEVHRDVE; encoded by the exons TCCTCCAGTGCGACGGCAGTGGGGACAGCGAGACAGACCTGTTTTGCATGGTTCCCTACGGCAGGATGAGACCTTTCATCATCCTGTGTTCTCGCAGCAGCATCAGCACGTTCCTCTAGAGGAGTCCAGGCAGTACAGCCACGCCAGCGCACCACCACGCATGCTCCATCCAGCCACGCACCCGCCTCAGCAAAGCTCCATCATGGTGGATCTTCACGAACAG ATGCATCAAGGATCAGTTCCAATATCTTACACAGTAACCACGGTGACGACCCACGGTTTTCCCATCCACACGGGGCAACCGATCCCAGCGTGCAACGCCCAGCAGCTCCCAGCATGCTCGGTAATGTTCAGCGGacagctctctctgctctgctgccTTCCTCCTCCT CTAATTCAGGCATGTACCATGCAGCACTTGCCAGTGTCTTACCAAGCCTTTCCACCACTGATCTCCAGCGAGCACTTCATTCTGCACCCAAGTCCTCCAGTGCCGCCTCACCAGCCCCCTCACCTGGCCCCTCTGAGCCAGTTCGTCCCCCTGCAGCCACAGCACCCGCGGATG CCTCTGCAGAGAGTGGAGAATGAAGTGGACCTGAGAGGAGACCAGCATCCTTTGGGAACATTCTCTTACCCTCCTGCCCATCACCCACCAGCAGCCATGCCCCCCTCTGTGCCCCTCCAGTATCTCCCTCAAGAACCCCTCCACCAAGAGCTGCCCTTCGGAGTG CCATATGCACATGTGCTGCCCAGGCGCGGGAGTGGCCAGAGATACCGGTTACAGCAGCCTTTGCCGCCGccacccccacctccaccttaCTACCCTGGCTTCCTACCTTACTTCCT TTCAATGCTTCCTGTGCCTCCGACTGCTGTGGGCCCGGCCATCAGCTTGGATTTGGACGTGGATGACGTAGAGATGGAGAATTACGAG GCGTTACTAAACCTTGCTGAACGGCTTGGGGAGGCTAAACCTCGTGGACTGACAAAAGCTGACATAGAACAGCTTCCATCCTACAGGTTCaattcagaaaatcaccaaTCTGAACAAACTTT GTGTGTTGTGTGCTTTAGTGATTTTGAGTCAAGGCAGCTACTTCGAGTATTACCCTGTAATCACGAGTTTCATGCAAAGTGTGTGGACAAATGGTTAAAG ACCAATCGCACTTGTCCGATCTGCCGCGCGGACGCGTCTGAAGTTCACCGGGACGTGGAGTGA